One Streptomyces sp. B21-105 genomic region harbors:
- the moaA gene encoding GTP 3',8-cyclase MoaA — protein sequence MLIDTYGRVATDLRVSLTDRCNLRCTYCMPEEGLQWLAKPDLLTDDEIVRLIDIAVTSLGIEEVRFTGGEPLLRPGLVGIVERVAAMEPRPQTSLTTNGIGLRRTAPALKAAGLDRVNVSLDTLRPDVFKTLTRRDRHKDVLEGLEAAREAGLTPVKVNSVLMPGLNEDEAPDLLAWAVEHDYELRFIEQMPLDAQHGWKREGMVTAGDILTSLRTRFDLTAEGEQARGSAPAERWLVDGGPHRVGVIASVTRPFCAACDRTRLTADGQVRTCLFAREETDLRAALRSGAPDEEIARIWRLAMWGKKAGSGLDDPSFLQPDRPMSAIGG from the coding sequence GTGCTCATCGACACCTACGGCCGAGTGGCCACCGACCTGAGAGTCTCGCTGACCGACCGGTGCAACCTGCGCTGCACCTACTGCATGCCCGAGGAGGGCCTGCAGTGGCTGGCCAAGCCCGACCTCCTCACGGACGACGAGATCGTCCGCCTGATCGACATCGCGGTCACCTCCCTCGGCATCGAAGAGGTCCGCTTCACCGGCGGCGAGCCCCTGCTGCGCCCGGGCCTGGTGGGCATCGTCGAGCGGGTCGCCGCGATGGAGCCCCGCCCCCAGACGTCCCTCACGACGAACGGCATCGGTCTGCGCCGCACCGCCCCGGCCCTCAAGGCGGCCGGCCTGGACCGGGTCAACGTCTCCCTCGACACCCTGCGCCCCGACGTCTTCAAGACCCTCACCCGCCGGGACCGCCACAAGGACGTCCTCGAGGGCCTCGAAGCCGCCCGCGAGGCAGGCCTGACCCCGGTGAAGGTGAACTCCGTCCTGATGCCGGGCCTCAACGAGGACGAAGCGCCGGACCTCCTCGCCTGGGCCGTCGAGCACGACTACGAGCTGCGCTTCATCGAGCAGATGCCGCTGGACGCCCAGCACGGCTGGAAGCGCGAGGGAATGGTGACGGCCGGGGACATCCTGACCTCCCTGCGCACCCGCTTCGACCTCACCGCCGAGGGCGAGCAGGCACGCGGCTCGGCCCCCGCCGAACGTTGGCTGGTGGACGGCGGCCCGCACCGCGTGGGCGTCATCGCCTCCGTCACCCGGCCCTTCTGCGCCGCCTGCGACCGCACCCGGCTCACGGCCGACGGCCAGGTCCGCACCTGCCTCTTCGCCCGCGAGGAGACGGACCTGCGCGCGGCGCTGCGCTCCGGCGCCCCCGACGAGGAGATCGCCCGCATCTGGCGCCTGGCGATGTGGGGCAAGAAGGCGGGCTCCGGTCTGGACGACCCGAGCTTCCTGCAGCCGGACCGGCCGATGTCCGCGATAGGCGGCTAG
- a CDS encoding solute symporter family protein, producing the protein MSPAQQTLLAAGEASEHRTLIIVLFSVFVAATLVITVWAGRQTKDAADFYAGGRQFTGFQNGLAVSGDYMSAASFLGIAGAIALFGYDGFLYSIGFLVAWLVALLLVAEPLRNSGRYTMGDVLAYRMRQRPVRTAAGTSTIVVSIFYLLAQMAGAGVLVSLLLGITSDAGKIGIVALVGVLMIVYVTIGGMKGTTWVQMVKAVLLIAGALLLTFLVLLKFDFNVSDLLGSAADNSGKGAAFLEPGLKYGASGTTKLDFISLGIALVLGTAGLPHILIRFYTVPTAKAARKSVLWAIGLIGAFYLMTLALGFGAAALIKPDEIIASNKAGNTAAPLLALHLGGVDSNWGAILLATISAVAFATILAVVAGLTLASSSSFAHDIYANVIKKGQASEKQELNAARYATVGIGAVSILLGALARDLNVAGLVALAFAVAASANLPTILYSLFWKRFTTSGALWSIYGGLVTAVGLVLFSPVVSGKPSSMFPDVDFHWFPLENPGLISIPVGFLLGIVGTLLSKEKADEAKYAELEVRSLTGTGAH; encoded by the coding sequence ATGAGCCCCGCACAGCAGACCCTGCTCGCCGCGGGCGAGGCCAGTGAGCACCGCACACTGATCATCGTCCTGTTCTCGGTGTTCGTCGCCGCGACCCTCGTCATCACCGTCTGGGCCGGCCGCCAGACCAAGGACGCCGCCGACTTCTACGCCGGCGGCCGCCAGTTCACCGGATTCCAGAACGGCCTCGCCGTGTCCGGCGACTACATGTCCGCCGCGTCGTTCCTGGGCATCGCGGGCGCCATCGCCCTCTTCGGCTACGACGGCTTCCTGTACTCCATCGGCTTCCTGGTGGCCTGGCTGGTCGCACTCCTCCTGGTGGCGGAGCCGCTGCGCAACTCCGGCCGCTACACCATGGGCGACGTTCTTGCGTACCGCATGCGCCAGCGTCCCGTCCGCACCGCCGCCGGCACCTCCACCATCGTGGTGTCGATCTTCTACCTGCTCGCCCAGATGGCGGGCGCGGGCGTCCTGGTCTCGCTCCTGCTGGGCATCACCAGCGACGCCGGCAAGATCGGCATCGTCGCCCTGGTGGGCGTGCTGATGATCGTCTACGTCACCATCGGCGGTATGAAGGGCACCACCTGGGTGCAGATGGTCAAGGCCGTCCTGCTCATCGCCGGCGCCCTGCTGCTCACCTTCCTGGTGCTGCTCAAGTTCGACTTCAACGTCTCCGACCTGCTGGGCTCGGCCGCCGACAACAGCGGCAAGGGCGCGGCCTTCCTGGAGCCGGGCCTCAAGTACGGCGCCAGCGGCACCACCAAGCTGGACTTCATCTCGCTCGGCATCGCCCTCGTCCTGGGCACCGCCGGCCTGCCGCACATCCTGATCCGCTTCTACACGGTGCCCACCGCCAAGGCCGCCCGTAAGTCGGTCCTGTGGGCCATCGGCCTCATCGGCGCCTTCTACCTGATGACCCTCGCCCTCGGCTTCGGCGCGGCCGCTCTCATCAAGCCGGACGAGATCATCGCCTCCAACAAGGCCGGCAACACGGCCGCCCCGCTCCTCGCGCTGCATCTGGGCGGTGTCGACTCCAACTGGGGCGCCATCCTGCTGGCCACCATCTCGGCCGTCGCCTTCGCCACGATCCTCGCGGTCGTCGCCGGCCTCACCCTGGCGTCGTCGTCGTCCTTCGCCCACGACATCTACGCCAACGTCATCAAGAAGGGGCAGGCCTCCGAGAAGCAGGAGCTCAACGCGGCCCGCTACGCCACCGTCGGCATCGGCGCGGTCTCCATCCTGCTCGGCGCCCTCGCCCGCGACCTGAACGTCGCCGGCCTGGTCGCCCTCGCCTTCGCGGTCGCCGCCTCCGCCAACCTCCCGACGATCCTCTACAGCCTCTTCTGGAAGCGGTTCACCACGTCCGGAGCCCTGTGGTCGATCTACGGCGGTCTGGTCACCGCGGTCGGCCTGGTGCTGTTCTCGCCGGTCGTCTCGGGCAAGCCCAGCTCCATGTTCCCCGACGTCGACTTCCACTGGTTCCCCCTGGAGAACCCCGGCCTCATCTCCATCCCGGTCGGCTTCCTGCTGGGCATCGTCGGCACCCTCCTGTCGAAGGAGAAGGCCGACGAGGCCAAGTACGCCGAGCTGGAGGTCCGCTCGCTGACCGGCACCGGGGCCCACTGA
- a CDS encoding DUF485 domain-containing protein, translated as MATETPPPSKTPSRLPTSEEFVAVQESAEFGELRGAYRGFAFPLTFAFIAWYLLYVLLSNYAGDFMGTKVFGNFNVAMTLGLAQFLTTFLIAWWYARTAAAKFDPKADAIKSRMESGE; from the coding sequence GTGGCCACCGAGACACCGCCCCCCTCGAAGACCCCCAGCCGGCTCCCCACCAGCGAGGAGTTCGTCGCGGTGCAGGAGAGCGCGGAGTTCGGTGAACTGCGCGGCGCCTACCGCGGCTTCGCCTTCCCGCTGACCTTCGCCTTCATCGCCTGGTACCTGCTGTACGTCCTGCTCTCCAACTACGCGGGCGACTTCATGGGCACCAAGGTCTTCGGCAACTTCAACGTGGCCATGACCCTCGGCCTCGCCCAGTTCCTCACCACGTTCCTCATCGCCTGGTGGTACGCGCGGACCGCCGCCGCCAAGTTCGACCCCAAGGCCGACGCGATCAAGTCCCGGATGGAGAGCGGAGAATGA
- a CDS encoding S8 family serine peptidase: MAHLPSRRRLALAVPVVLSLTASLGFLPTAAAAPATTSGTTSATRATDAPSLAYVVNTRADQRTIGSVKKAIASVGGTVVASYEKIGVLVVHSANPDFGPRIRAVRGVQSAGATRTTPLSAAGTTDEGAVQVLSKAEAAKVAKASGTAGQSEPLEADQWDLRAIGADKAAKINPGSKRVTVAVIDTGVDDTHPDLTANFSASQSANCVGGVADTGAGAWRPYTAEDYHGTHVAGEIAAARNGVGVAGVAPGVKVASIKVSDPKDGLFYPENVVCAFVFAADHGVEVTNNSYYVDPWLYNCMDDPDQKAIVDAVNRAQLYAQKRGTLNVASAGNSNHDLDSDAIVDESSPDDGTPATRTIDPHECFDVPTQLPGVVTVSATGVKGTKSYYSTYGLGAIDVAAPGGDKYQIPDTPSANGRILSTLPNNTYGYLQGTSMASPHVAGVAALLKSTHPYASPAQLQALLKLQADSTACPTEPYDGDGNGVVDATCVGGKRYNAFFGHGVVNALRAVK, translated from the coding sequence ATGGCTCATCTGCCTTCCAGACGCCGCCTCGCACTCGCGGTGCCCGTCGTGCTGTCGCTGACCGCCTCCCTCGGCTTCCTGCCGACGGCGGCCGCGGCTCCCGCCACGACGTCCGGCACGACGTCCGCCACCCGGGCGACCGACGCGCCGAGCCTGGCGTACGTCGTCAACACGAGGGCGGACCAGCGCACGATCGGGTCGGTGAAGAAGGCGATCGCCTCGGTCGGCGGCACCGTCGTCGCGTCCTACGAGAAGATCGGCGTGCTCGTCGTCCACTCGGCGAACCCCGACTTCGGTCCGCGGATACGCGCGGTGCGGGGTGTGCAGTCGGCCGGCGCCACCCGCACGACCCCGCTGAGCGCCGCCGGGACCACCGACGAGGGCGCGGTGCAGGTCCTGTCGAAGGCGGAGGCCGCGAAGGTCGCGAAGGCGTCCGGCACGGCCGGTCAGAGCGAGCCGCTCGAGGCGGACCAGTGGGACCTGCGCGCGATAGGCGCCGACAAGGCCGCCAAGATCAACCCGGGCAGCAAGAGGGTGACGGTCGCGGTGATCGACACCGGCGTCGACGACACCCACCCGGACCTCACCGCGAACTTCTCCGCATCCCAGTCGGCGAACTGCGTCGGCGGCGTCGCGGACACCGGCGCGGGCGCCTGGCGTCCGTACACCGCGGAGGACTACCACGGCACCCATGTCGCCGGTGAGATCGCGGCCGCCCGCAACGGTGTCGGGGTCGCCGGCGTCGCACCGGGCGTCAAGGTCGCGAGCATCAAGGTGAGCGACCCCAAGGACGGCCTCTTCTACCCGGAGAACGTCGTCTGCGCGTTCGTGTTCGCCGCCGACCACGGCGTCGAGGTCACGAACAACAGCTACTACGTCGACCCGTGGCTGTACAACTGCATGGACGACCCGGACCAGAAGGCCATCGTCGACGCGGTCAACAGGGCCCAGCTGTACGCCCAGAAGAGGGGCACGCTCAATGTGGCCTCGGCGGGCAACTCCAACCACGACCTCGACTCCGACGCCATCGTGGACGAGTCCAGCCCCGACGACGGCACGCCGGCGACGCGCACGATCGACCCGCACGAGTGCTTCGACGTCCCGACCCAGCTGCCGGGTGTCGTCACCGTGAGCGCCACCGGCGTCAAGGGCACCAAGTCGTACTACTCGACCTACGGTCTGGGCGCGATCGACGTGGCGGCCCCGGGGGGCGACAAGTACCAGATCCCGGACACGCCGTCGGCCAACGGGCGCATCCTGTCGACGCTGCCGAACAACACGTACGGCTATCTGCAGGGCACCTCGATGGCGTCACCGCACGTGGCCGGCGTGGCCGCGCTGCTGAAGTCGACCCACCCGTACGCGAGCCCCGCCCAGTTGCAGGCGCTGCTCAAGCTCCAGGCCGACAGCACGGCGTGCCCGACCGAGCCGTACGACGGTGACGGCAACGGCGTCGTGGACGCGACGTGCGTGGGCGGAAAGCGGTACAACGCCTTCTTCGGCCACGGCGTCGTGAACGCGCTGCGCGCCGTGAAGTAG
- a CDS encoding CoA transferase gives MTDIKFAWSELGGDPALLTRVSTVVREGTLPSRLPVRQLARACVGACALAAAELGARRAGLRETPGVRVDDGAVAAAFVSERQTLVDGRAPVVFAPLSRFWRASDGWVRTHANYPHHRERLLRALGLPADADSADSRPAAVEAVLAARRALDVEEAVYAAGGLAVALRTPQQWAAHEQAAAIASRPLVERARLDGARVRAFAPMDGGPLLPAAGVRVLDLTRVLAGPVATRTLALLGADVLRVDAPGLPELPDQHADTGFGKRSALLDLAADRRALDELLATADVVVTGYRPGALDRFGLSPEALAERRPGVVVAQVSAWGAYGPWGGRRGFDSLVQAATGIAAAEGTAGQPGALPAQALDHGTGYLLAAGVLRALTEQSADGGTRLVRLALARTAAWLTEGARTGDATADARTGAEGEPDVRRTGDDRLDLTPWLARTDSPLGRLRYALPPVRFDDGPTDWARPPGRWGADPVRWR, from the coding sequence ATGACTGACATCAAGTTCGCATGGTCGGAACTGGGCGGCGATCCCGCTCTTCTCACGCGCGTGTCGACGGTCGTCCGGGAAGGCACTCTGCCGTCGCGTCTTCCGGTCCGGCAGCTGGCGCGCGCCTGTGTGGGCGCGTGCGCCCTGGCCGCGGCCGAGCTGGGGGCACGGCGGGCCGGCCTGCGGGAGACGCCGGGGGTGCGGGTGGACGACGGCGCGGTGGCCGCCGCGTTCGTCAGTGAACGGCAGACTCTGGTCGACGGACGGGCACCGGTGGTCTTCGCCCCGCTGTCCCGGTTCTGGCGGGCCTCCGACGGCTGGGTGCGCACCCACGCCAACTACCCGCACCACCGCGAGCGCCTGCTGCGCGCGCTCGGCCTGCCCGCGGACGCCGACAGCGCGGACTCCCGGCCCGCAGCCGTCGAGGCCGTCCTCGCCGCACGCCGCGCGCTGGACGTGGAGGAGGCGGTGTACGCGGCCGGCGGCCTCGCCGTCGCGCTGCGCACGCCGCAGCAGTGGGCGGCGCACGAGCAGGCCGCCGCGATCGCCTCCCGGCCCCTGGTCGAGCGGGCCAGGCTGGACGGGGCACGCGTGCGTGCGTTCGCACCGATGGACGGCGGCCCCCTGCTGCCGGCCGCCGGAGTGCGCGTCCTGGATCTGACCCGGGTGCTAGCCGGGCCGGTCGCCACCCGCACCCTGGCCCTGCTGGGCGCGGACGTCCTGCGCGTGGACGCGCCCGGCCTGCCCGAGCTGCCGGACCAGCACGCCGACACGGGCTTCGGCAAGCGCTCGGCCCTGCTGGACCTGGCCGCCGACCGACGGGCCCTCGATGAGCTGCTCGCGACGGCGGACGTCGTCGTCACCGGCTACCGGCCGGGCGCGCTGGACCGGTTCGGGCTCTCCCCCGAGGCGCTGGCCGAACGCCGGCCCGGAGTGGTCGTCGCACAGGTGTCGGCGTGGGGGGCGTACGGGCCCTGGGGCGGCCGACGGGGCTTCGACAGCCTGGTGCAGGCGGCCACCGGCATCGCGGCCGCCGAGGGCACGGCCGGGCAGCCCGGAGCGCTGCCCGCGCAGGCCCTGGACCACGGGACGGGCTACCTGCTGGCAGCAGGCGTGCTCCGTGCGCTGACCGAGCAGTCGGCCGACGGCGGCACCCGCCTCGTCCGGCTGGCGCTGGCCCGGACGGCGGCATGGCTGACGGAGGGCGCCCGGACCGGGGACGCCACCGCAGACGCCCGGACCGGCGCGGAAGGAGAACCGGACGTGCGGCGGACCGGGGACGACCGTCTCGACCTGACGCCCTGGCTCGCGCGCACCGACAGCCCTCTCGGGCGACTGCGGTACGCCCTCCCGCCGGTGCGCTTCGACGACGGGCCGACCGACTGGGCGCGCCCGCCGGGCCGCTGGGGAGCCGATCCGGTCCGCTGGCGATGA
- a CDS encoding lysoplasmalogenase: protein MIPSRVPSALLGLFALAAAVDLLGLAAGFDPGHAVAKPLLMPLLAAWAALRGAPRLLVAALLCGWGGDTLLLFDADAAFLAGMASFAAGHLCYLVLFLRIGRSRAGALLLAPCYVVALITTVVLLRPDLPADLRLPVAVYSTLLTATAYTATARLGPVAGAGGALFLLSDTLIATGVADWPQPPRPDLWIMLTYLAAQFLLVRGCLGERRPAQEQVAGRQVVASTE, encoded by the coding sequence GTGATCCCTTCCCGCGTCCCGTCGGCCCTGCTCGGCCTGTTCGCGCTCGCCGCCGCCGTCGACCTGCTCGGCCTCGCCGCCGGCTTCGATCCCGGACACGCCGTCGCCAAGCCGCTCCTGATGCCCCTCCTCGCCGCCTGGGCGGCCCTGCGCGGCGCGCCCCGGCTTCTCGTGGCCGCCCTGCTGTGCGGCTGGGGCGGCGACACGCTGCTGCTGTTCGACGCCGACGCCGCCTTCCTCGCCGGCATGGCGTCCTTCGCCGCCGGGCACCTCTGCTACCTCGTGCTGTTCCTCCGCATCGGCCGGTCCCGCGCGGGCGCCCTGCTCCTCGCTCCCTGCTACGTCGTCGCGCTGATCACCACGGTCGTCCTGCTCCGGCCCGATCTGCCCGCGGACCTGCGGCTTCCCGTCGCCGTATACAGCACCCTGCTCACGGCCACGGCCTACACCGCCACCGCCCGGCTCGGCCCCGTCGCCGGTGCCGGGGGCGCGCTCTTCCTGCTCTCCGACACGCTCATCGCCACCGGCGTGGCGGACTGGCCGCAGCCGCCGCGCCCCGACCTGTGGATCATGCTCACCTACCTCGCCGCGCAGTTCCTGCTGGTCCGCGGCTGCCTGGGAGAGCGACGCCCGGCGCAGGAACAGGTCGCCGGCCGGCAGGTGGTCGCAAGCACCGAATGA
- a CDS encoding sterol desaturase family protein produces the protein MPNLPDVVLWSIPAFVLLTVIEIISVRVHPDEDAAGYETKDAVTSVGMGLGSLAFDFLWKIPIVAIHTAIYELTPLRVPVLWWTLPLMLLAQDFFYYWSHRGHHVIRVLWACHVVHHSSEKFNLTTALRQPWTTLTVWPFYVPLVAAGVHPAALAFCSSANLVYQFWIHTERIDRMPRWFEFVFNTPSHHRVHHASQGGYLDRNFGGILILWDRLFGSFVPETERPVYGLTKNINTFNPIKVATHEYVAIAKDVKAATGWRERAGRVFGGPGWQPAGPSGPTSSEPTPTDRTPPDPTQPVPTVPAPPAAPVGESTAA, from the coding sequence ATGCCGAACCTGCCCGATGTCGTGCTGTGGTCGATACCCGCCTTCGTGCTGCTCACCGTGATCGAGATCATCAGCGTCCGCGTCCATCCCGACGAGGACGCGGCCGGGTACGAGACGAAGGATGCCGTGACCAGCGTCGGCATGGGGCTCGGGAGCCTCGCCTTCGACTTCCTCTGGAAGATCCCGATCGTCGCGATCCACACCGCGATCTACGAACTCACGCCGCTGCGCGTGCCCGTCCTGTGGTGGACGCTCCCGCTGATGCTGCTGGCGCAGGACTTCTTCTACTACTGGTCCCACCGCGGCCACCACGTCATCCGGGTCCTGTGGGCCTGCCACGTGGTCCACCACTCCAGCGAGAAGTTCAACCTCACCACCGCCCTGCGCCAGCCCTGGACGACGCTGACCGTCTGGCCCTTCTACGTTCCGCTCGTCGCCGCCGGCGTTCACCCCGCCGCGCTCGCCTTCTGCTCCTCGGCCAATCTCGTCTATCAGTTCTGGATCCACACCGAGCGGATCGACCGGATGCCCCGGTGGTTCGAGTTCGTGTTCAACACGCCGTCCCACCACCGCGTCCACCACGCCTCCCAGGGCGGCTACCTGGACCGTAACTTCGGCGGCATCCTCATCCTCTGGGACCGACTCTTCGGTTCGTTCGTGCCCGAGACCGAACGACCCGTGTACGGGTTGACCAAGAACATCAACACGTTCAACCCGATCAAGGTGGCCACCCACGAGTACGTGGCGATCGCCAAGGACGTCAAGGCGGCGACGGGCTGGCGCGAACGGGCGGGACGGGTCTTCGGCGGCCCGGGCTGGCAGCCGGCGGGCCCCTCCGGGCCGACCTCGTCCGAGCCGACCCCGACCGACCGGACCCCGCCCGACCCGACGCAGCCTGTTCCGACGGTGCCGGCGCCGCCGGCCGCCCCGGTCGGGGAGAGCACGGCCGCGTGA
- a CDS encoding VIT1/CCC1 transporter family protein: MTEPTHAEAHDGSLGSRLNWLRAAVLGANDGIVSTAGLVVGVAGATDHRSALLTAGLAGLLAGSMSMAAGEYVSVSTQRDSEKAALALERRELREQPEAELEELTELLEERGLSRDVAREAAVQLTERDALRAHARVELGIDPDDLTDPWHAAWASFLAFTAGALLPLLAVVLPPADWRLPVTVVSVLAALTATGWSGARLGAAAPGPAVLRNVTGGALAMGVTYVAGSLLGATGP, translated from the coding sequence GTGACAGAACCCACCCACGCCGAGGCCCACGACGGCTCGCTCGGATCCCGGCTCAACTGGCTGCGCGCCGCGGTCCTCGGCGCCAACGACGGCATCGTCTCCACCGCGGGTCTCGTCGTCGGCGTGGCCGGCGCGACGGACCACCGCTCGGCGCTGCTGACGGCCGGCCTCGCCGGGCTGCTGGCCGGGTCGATGTCCATGGCGGCGGGCGAATACGTCTCCGTGTCGACGCAGCGGGACTCCGAGAAGGCCGCGCTCGCGCTGGAGCGGCGGGAGCTGCGCGAGCAGCCCGAGGCCGAACTGGAGGAGCTGACGGAACTTCTGGAGGAGCGGGGCCTGTCCCGGGACGTGGCCAGGGAGGCGGCCGTCCAGCTCACGGAACGGGACGCCCTGCGGGCGCACGCGCGCGTGGAGCTCGGCATCGACCCCGACGACCTCACCGATCCCTGGCATGCGGCCTGGGCGAGCTTCCTCGCCTTCACGGCGGGCGCCCTGCTGCCGCTCCTGGCCGTCGTGCTGCCCCCGGCCGACTGGCGTCTCCCCGTGACCGTCGTGTCCGTCCTTGCCGCCCTGACCGCCACGGGCTGGTCCGGCGCCCGGCTCGGCGCCGCGGCCCCGGGGCCGGCGGTGCTGCGCAACGTGACCGGCGGAGCCCTGGCGATGGGCGTGACGTACGTGGCCGGTTCCCTTCTGGGGGCGACGGGGCCGTGA
- a CDS encoding DEDDh family exonuclease — protein sequence MLEDHTTAASSPTEWPTAYPRGYAVVDVETTGLARDDRIISAAVYRLDARGEVQDHWYTLVNPQRDPGPVWIHGLTSDVLEGAPLFHEVAEEFAARLDGRVLVAHNAVFDWQMIAREYARAEREAPVRQRLCTIALSKELGLPLPNHKLESLAAHFGVVQQRAHHALDDARVLAEAFRPSLRAAAAGGVRLPLLECRPLTEWADRPAALIGRQAGGPGGYGTYRPSSWRPSRKRPACPHPNPGRYEDGKRLKQGMRVAFSGDTSVERELLEDRAAEAGLHVATSLSRLTSLLVTNDPDSGTSKVVKARQFGTPVVDEAAFGQLLRDVEPADE from the coding sequence ATGCTCGAAGACCACACGACGGCAGCGTCGTCACCCACGGAGTGGCCGACCGCGTATCCCCGGGGATACGCGGTCGTTGACGTGGAGACCACCGGCCTGGCGCGGGACGACCGGATCATCTCCGCGGCCGTCTACCGGCTGGACGCGCGCGGTGAGGTCCAGGACCACTGGTACACGTTGGTCAACCCGCAGCGCGACCCGGGCCCGGTGTGGATACACGGTCTGACGAGCGACGTCCTGGAGGGTGCGCCCCTCTTCCACGAGGTGGCGGAGGAGTTCGCCGCCCGGCTCGACGGCCGGGTGCTCGTCGCGCACAACGCGGTCTTCGACTGGCAGATGATCGCGCGGGAGTACGCGCGCGCGGAGCGCGAGGCGCCGGTGCGGCAGCGGCTGTGCACCATCGCGCTGTCCAAGGAGTTGGGGCTGCCGCTGCCCAACCACAAGCTGGAGTCGCTCGCGGCCCACTTCGGCGTCGTGCAGCAGCGGGCGCACCACGCGCTGGACGACGCACGTGTGCTGGCGGAGGCGTTCCGGCCGAGCCTGCGGGCCGCGGCGGCGGGCGGCGTCCGGCTGCCGCTGCTCGAGTGCCGCCCGCTGACGGAGTGGGCCGACCGTCCGGCGGCCCTGATCGGCCGGCAGGCGGGCGGTCCCGGCGGCTACGGCACCTACCGGCCCAGCAGTTGGCGGCCGTCCCGCAAGAGGCCGGCGTGCCCGCACCCGAACCCCGGGCGGTACGAGGACGGCAAAAGGCTCAAACAGGGCATGCGGGTCGCGTTCTCGGGAGACACCTCGGTCGAGCGCGAGCTCCTGGAGGACCGTGCCGCCGAGGCGGGACTGCATGTCGCCACGAGCCTGTCCCGGCTGACCAGCCTGCTGGTCACCAACGACCCCGACTCGGGCACGTCGAAGGTGGTCAAGGCCCGGCAGTTCGGCACGCCCGTGGTGGACGAGGCCGCGTTCGGGCAGCTCCTGCGGGATGTGGAGCCCGCCGACGAGTGA
- a CDS encoding SURF1 family cytochrome oxidase biogenesis protein has product MYRFLLSRQWVILTLVSLLLIPTMIRLGFWQMHRYEERTARNQLVSDALSADAVPVEKLTSVGHTVTRGERYHNVSATGVFDTGHEVVVRRRVNSDDTVGFHVLTPLVLTDGKVLLVNRGWIPADGPSQTVFPEIPAPPAGRVTVTGRLMPDETTAASGIKDLKGLPDRQVMLINSEQESRRLGARVLGGYIALTTPAPKGDSPELLGRPGSEDAALNFAYTIQWWLFAAGVPVGWLILVRREARERAAAAARETEPAEPATV; this is encoded by the coding sequence GTGTACCGCTTCCTGTTGTCCCGGCAGTGGGTGATCCTCACGCTGGTCTCCCTCCTCCTCATCCCCACGATGATCAGGCTGGGCTTCTGGCAGATGCACCGCTACGAGGAGCGCACCGCGCGCAACCAGCTCGTCTCCGACGCGCTGTCCGCCGACGCGGTGCCCGTCGAGAAGCTGACCTCCGTCGGCCACACCGTCACCCGCGGCGAGCGGTACCACAACGTGAGCGCCACCGGCGTCTTCGACACCGGGCACGAGGTCGTCGTCCGGCGGCGGGTGAACTCCGACGACACGGTCGGCTTCCACGTCCTCACCCCGCTCGTCCTCACGGACGGCAAGGTGCTGCTGGTCAACCGGGGCTGGATCCCCGCGGACGGCCCGAGCCAGACCGTCTTCCCCGAGATCCCCGCGCCGCCCGCCGGCAGGGTCACGGTCACCGGGCGGCTGATGCCGGACGAGACGACCGCGGCGAGCGGCATCAAGGACCTCAAGGGACTGCCGGACCGGCAGGTCATGCTGATCAACAGCGAGCAGGAGTCCCGGCGGCTCGGCGCGCGGGTGCTCGGCGGCTACATCGCGCTCACGACGCCCGCGCCCAAGGGCGACAGCCCCGAGCTGCTGGGCCGGCCCGGCAGCGAGGACGCGGCGCTGAACTTCGCGTACACCATCCAGTGGTGGCTGTTCGCCGCGGGCGTCCCCGTCGGCTGGCTGATCCTGGTCCGCCGCGAGGCCCGCGAGCGGGCCGCGGCGGCCGCCCGGGAGACGGAGCCGGCCGAGCCGGCGACGGTGTAA